A genomic region of Devosia ginsengisoli contains the following coding sequences:
- a CDS encoding DUF4169 family protein yields the protein MAEIINLRNARKQKARAGKEAQAEQNRILFGRTKTEKLKQAAEKAQADKHIDGHKREE from the coding sequence ATGGCCGAGATCATCAATCTCCGCAACGCCCGCAAGCAGAAGGCCCGCGCCGGCAAGGAAGCGCAGGCCGAACAGAACCGCATCCTGTTCGGCCGCACCAAGACCGAAAAGCTGAAGCAGGCGGCCGAAAAGGCGCAAGCGGACAAGCATATCGACGGCCACAAGCGGGAAGAGTAG
- a CDS encoding VOC family protein, which yields MDGLIAHVRAQGVDITDKKLGADGTWQAWTKDPNGVKLEIFQYTGDSMQFAPKGGVCQVNW from the coding sequence TTGGACGGGCTGATCGCCCATGTGCGGGCGCAGGGCGTCGACATCACCGACAAGAAGCTGGGCGCGGACGGGACGTGGCAGGCCTGGACCAAGGACCCCAATGGCGTGAAGCTGGAGATTTTCCAGTATACGGGTGACAGCATGCAGTTTGCGCCGAAGGGCGGGGTTTGCCAGGTGAACTGGTAG
- the eno gene encoding phosphopyruvate hydratase, translating to MSSIIHVSGRQIYDSRGNPTVEVDVVLDDGSFGRAAVPSGASTGAHEAVELRDGGPKYNGKGVTQAVENVNTAISDEIQGMDALDQLAVDQAMIDLDGTPNKSRLGANAILGVSLAVAKAAAESSELPFYRYIGGPNAHVLPVPMMNIINGGEHADNPIDMQEFMILPAGAENLADAVRIGSEIFHTLKKGLSAEGHNTNVGDEGGFAPNLGSAEDALGFIMRSIEKAGYKPGEDVFLGLDCAATEYYKGGKYEMKGEGKSLSSEENVRFLEDLANRYPIITIEDGMAEDDWDGWKALTDAIGSKVQLVGDDLFVTNTKRLVSGIKMGVANSILVKVNQIGSLSETLNAVDTAHRAAYTSVMSHRSGETEDSTIADLAVALNCGQIKTGSLSRSDRLAKYNQLIRIEEQLGTSAKYAGYSVVKGR from the coding sequence ATGTCTTCAATCATCCACGTCTCCGGCCGCCAGATCTATGACAGCCGCGGCAATCCCACGGTCGAAGTCGATGTGGTGCTGGACGACGGCAGTTTCGGCCGCGCCGCCGTGCCCTCGGGCGCCTCCACCGGCGCCCATGAAGCCGTCGAGCTGCGCGATGGCGGTCCGAAATACAATGGCAAGGGCGTCACCCAGGCCGTCGAAAACGTCAACACGGCCATCTCGGATGAAATCCAGGGCATGGACGCGCTCGACCAGCTCGCCGTCGACCAGGCCATGATCGATCTCGATGGCACGCCCAACAAGTCGCGCCTCGGCGCCAACGCCATTCTCGGCGTCTCGCTCGCCGTGGCCAAGGCCGCTGCCGAGTCCAGCGAATTGCCGTTCTACCGCTATATCGGCGGGCCGAACGCCCATGTCCTGCCCGTGCCGATGATGAACATCATCAATGGCGGCGAACATGCCGATAACCCCATCGACATGCAGGAATTCATGATCCTGCCGGCCGGCGCGGAAAACCTGGCCGATGCCGTCCGCATCGGCTCCGAGATTTTCCATACCCTCAAGAAGGGCCTCTCGGCCGAAGGCCACAATACCAATGTCGGCGACGAAGGCGGTTTCGCGCCGAACCTGGGCTCCGCCGAGGATGCGCTGGGCTTCATCATGCGCTCCATCGAAAAAGCCGGCTACAAGCCGGGCGAAGACGTGTTCCTTGGCCTCGATTGCGCCGCCACCGAATATTACAAGGGCGGCAAATACGAGATGAAGGGCGAGGGCAAGTCGCTCTCTTCCGAAGAAAACGTCCGCTTCCTCGAAGACCTGGCCAACCGCTATCCCATCATCACCATCGAAGACGGCATGGCCGAAGACGATTGGGATGGCTGGAAAGCCCTGACCGACGCCATCGGCAGCAAGGTGCAGCTCGTCGGCGACGATCTCTTCGTCACCAACACCAAGCGCCTCGTCTCGGGCATCAAGATGGGCGTCGCCAATTCCATCCTGGTCAAGGTCAACCAGATCGGCTCGCTCAGTGAAACCCTCAACGCCGTCGATACCGCCCACCGCGCCGCTTACACCTCGGTCATGTCCCACCGCTCGGGCGAAACCGAAGACTCCACCATTGCCGACCTCGCCGTCGCGCTGAACTGCGGCCAGATCAAAACCGGCTCGCTCTCCCGTTCCGACCGCCTGGCCAAGTACAACCAGCTGATCCGCATCGAAGAACAGCTCGGCACCTCGGCGAAATATGCCGGCTACTCGGTGGTCAAGGGCCGCTAG
- a CDS encoding CTP synthase: MARYVFITGGVVSSLGKGLASAALGAVLQARGYKVRLRKLDPYLNIDPGTMSPTQHGEVFVTDDGAETDLDLGHYERFTGRAATKRDNITTGRIYSDILAKERRGEYLGATVQVIPHVTDAIKNFVIEGNDDFDFVLVEIGGTVGDIEGLPFFEAIRQLGNDLPRNHACYLHLTLMPYIPSAGELKTKPTQHSVKELRSIGIAPDVLLVRCDRPIPEGEKKKLSLFCNVRESAVIQGLDVGSIYDVPLAYHKEGLDREILASFGITDAPEPDLSAWDDVSRRLHNPEGEVNIAIVGKYTGLKDAYKSLSEALTHGGIANKVKVNLQWIDSEVFERDDPAPYLEHVHGILVPGGFGERGSAGKIEAARFARVKDVPYFGICFGMQMACVEAARNTAGIKQASSTEFGPTKEPIVGMMTEWTKGNEKESRSSEGDLGGTMRLGAYPAQLTRGSRVADIYGSTRISERHRHRYEVNMDYRKVLEKNGLLFSGVSPDGKLPEIVERTDHPWFIGVQFHPELKSKPFEPHPLFASFIAAAMDQSRLV; encoded by the coding sequence ATGGCTCGGTACGTATTCATCACCGGAGGCGTGGTCTCCTCATTGGGTAAAGGTCTTGCATCGGCGGCGCTCGGCGCAGTCCTGCAAGCGCGCGGCTACAAGGTCCGCCTGAGGAAGCTCGACCCCTATCTCAACATCGATCCGGGCACCATGTCGCCCACCCAGCACGGCGAAGTCTTCGTCACCGATGACGGTGCCGAGACCGACCTCGACCTGGGCCATTACGAGCGCTTCACCGGCCGCGCCGCCACCAAGCGCGACAACATCACCACCGGCCGCATCTATTCCGACATTCTCGCCAAGGAACGGCGCGGCGAATATCTCGGCGCCACCGTGCAGGTCATCCCGCACGTCACCGACGCGATCAAGAATTTCGTCATCGAAGGCAATGACGACTTCGATTTCGTGCTGGTCGAGATCGGCGGCACGGTGGGCGACATCGAAGGCCTGCCCTTCTTCGAGGCCATCCGCCAGCTCGGCAACGACCTGCCGCGCAACCACGCCTGCTACCTGCATCTCACCCTGATGCCCTACATTCCCAGCGCCGGCGAGCTCAAGACCAAGCCGACCCAGCATTCGGTCAAGGAGCTGCGCTCCATCGGCATCGCCCCCGACGTGCTGCTGGTCCGCTGCGACCGCCCCATTCCCGAGGGCGAAAAGAAGAAGCTCAGCCTGTTCTGCAACGTCCGCGAAAGTGCCGTCATCCAGGGCCTCGATGTCGGCTCGATCTACGACGTGCCGCTGGCCTATCACAAGGAAGGCCTGGACCGCGAAATCCTGGCCTCGTTCGGCATCACCGACGCGCCGGAGCCCGATCTCAGCGCGTGGGACGACGTGTCCCGCCGCCTGCACAATCCCGAGGGCGAGGTCAATATCGCCATTGTCGGCAAATATACCGGCCTCAAGGACGCCTATAAGTCGCTCTCCGAAGCCCTGACCCATGGCGGCATCGCCAACAAGGTCAAGGTCAACCTGCAATGGATCGATAGCGAAGTCTTCGAGCGCGACGACCCCGCGCCCTATCTCGAACATGTCCACGGCATCCTGGTGCCGGGCGGCTTCGGCGAACGCGGTTCGGCCGGCAAGATCGAGGCGGCCCGCTTCGCCCGCGTCAAGGACGTGCCCTATTTCGGCATCTGCTTCGGCATGCAGATGGCCTGCGTCGAGGCCGCCCGCAACACCGCCGGCATCAAGCAGGCCTCCTCCACCGAATTCGGCCCCACCAAGGAGCCGATCGTGGGCATGATGACCGAGTGGACCAAGGGCAACGAGAAGGAAAGCCGCTCGTCCGAGGGCGATCTCGGCGGCACCATGCGCCTCGGCGCCTATCCGGCCCAGCTCACCCGCGGCTCGCGCGTTGCCGACATCTACGGCTCCACCCGCATTTCCGAGCGCCATCGTCACCGCTACGAAGTGAACATGGATTACCGCAAGGTGCTGGAAAAGAATGGCCTGCTGTTCTCCGGCGTCTCGCCCGATGGCAAGCTGCCCGAAATCGTCGAGCGCACCGACCATCCCTGGTTCATCGGCGTGCAGTTCCACCCCGAGCTGAAATCCAAGCCCTTCGAACCCCACCCGCTCTTCGCCAGCTTCATCGCCGCCGCGATGGACCAGAGCCGCCTGGTCTGA